A part of Cloacibacillus sp. genomic DNA contains:
- a CDS encoding DUF1932 domain-containing protein, producing MVLGYIGFGEAAFEMSTGLRGEGLKDIVAFDNMIEHPVFGPQIKNRAGLSAVKLLPSASEVIAASDLVMVAVPASVTLRTCETIAEYFRPEQLYVDLTAASPAIKKAAALLAGKYGADFVDAAMMGVLPKFKHKVPILASGAGAARFFETMSPYGMKIEIVGDEPGAASGIKLVRSLCMKGMAAVVMETLEAAVTLGIADRVVPGICKTLEECTFEQTLDRLSVGTALHAARRTAELSGCMEMLRDAGIDSTVAEAASKKHDLIAKLNLKEHFAEKPPHAWPEVIEAVVNSNSGK from the coding sequence ATGGTTTTAGGATATATAGGTTTTGGCGAAGCCGCGTTTGAGATGAGCACGGGGCTAAGGGGCGAAGGGCTCAAGGATATTGTCGCGTTTGACAATATGATAGAACATCCGGTCTTCGGCCCGCAAATTAAAAACCGCGCCGGGCTGTCGGCGGTCAAACTTCTTCCTTCGGCCTCGGAGGTCATCGCCGCGAGCGACCTGGTTATGGTAGCGGTCCCGGCGAGCGTCACGCTGCGCACCTGCGAGACGATCGCGGAATATTTCCGTCCTGAACAGCTTTACGTCGACCTCACGGCGGCCTCCCCCGCTATCAAAAAGGCCGCGGCGCTGCTGGCCGGTAAATATGGCGCCGATTTTGTTGATGCCGCGATGATGGGGGTATTGCCCAAATTCAAACACAAAGTTCCCATCCTGGCGTCGGGAGCGGGAGCCGCTCGTTTCTTTGAAACGATGTCTCCCTATGGGATGAAAATCGAGATCGTCGGCGACGAGCCGGGCGCGGCCTCGGGAATTAAACTGGTGCGCAGCTTATGTATGAAGGGTATGGCGGCCGTAGTGATGGAGACGCTGGAGGCGGCCGTCACACTAGGCATCGCGGACCGGGTAGTTCCGGGCATCTGCAAAACTTTAGAGGAATGCACCTTCGAGCAGACGCTGGACCGCCTCTCCGTCGGCACCGCGCTGCATGCAGCAAGGCGCACCGCGGAACTTTCCGGCTGCATGGAAATGCTCCGTGACGCGGGCATAGACAGCACAGTCGCGGAAGCCGCCTCTAAAAAACACGACCTGATCGCCAAACTTAATCTTAAAGAGCATTTCGCGGAAAAGCCGCCTCACGCTTGGCCGGAG
- a CDS encoding glycyl-radical enzyme activating protein translates to MANNRAEKTAIIYDIEGYRNEDGPGMRTMVFFKGCPLRCMWCSNPFGLSMEPQLIFNQNKCGGCGRCLDLCPASANSLEEGGIRMDFARCTGCGKCIAPCVTDARRISGEQYTVSELFKEVQKHALFFRRNSGGVSLSGGEVLLQSEFASDFLRVCRANYLHTTIETSGYAEWEKFESVARYCDLVFFDLKIFDAGVHKKYTGVDNKIILQNMEKLCSLAKAKGSPNVIIRRLIIEGVTAEEDIIQAAKFVNELPVHPEINLLPFHNFGAAKYAMCGREYQMEEKALMGVNDALMRRARELTVRNAPNCRVSVGGGNIEGAAL, encoded by the coding sequence ATGGCAAACAACAGGGCGGAGAAAACGGCGATTATTTACGATATCGAGGGTTATCGCAACGAAGACGGCCCCGGAATGAGGACCATGGTTTTCTTTAAAGGCTGCCCGTTGAGATGTATGTGGTGCAGCAATCCCTTTGGCCTGAGTATGGAGCCGCAGCTTATTTTCAATCAGAATAAATGCGGCGGCTGCGGAAGGTGCCTTGACCTCTGTCCGGCTTCGGCGAACAGTCTTGAAGAGGGCGGGATACGGATGGATTTTGCGCGCTGTACCGGCTGCGGAAAATGTATCGCTCCCTGCGTAACGGACGCGAGGAGAATATCAGGAGAACAATATACGGTCTCGGAGTTGTTCAAAGAGGTTCAAAAACATGCGCTGTTCTTTCGCAGGAACAGCGGCGGAGTTTCGCTGTCGGGAGGGGAGGTGCTGCTGCAGAGTGAATTCGCCTCGGATTTTCTGCGGGTCTGCCGCGCGAATTATCTCCACACCACGATAGAGACGTCAGGATATGCGGAATGGGAAAAATTTGAAAGTGTGGCACGGTACTGCGACCTCGTTTTTTTTGATTTAAAGATCTTTGACGCCGGCGTCCATAAAAAATACACCGGCGTGGACAATAAAATAATACTTCAAAATATGGAGAAGCTATGTTCCCTTGCGAAGGCGAAGGGCAGCCCCAACGTTATTATTCGCCGGCTGATAATAGAGGGCGTTACGGCCGAGGAGGATATCATCCAGGCGGCGAAGTTTGTCAACGAACTGCCTGTCCATCCGGAAATCAACCTGCTCCCCTTTCACAATTTCGGCGCGGCAAAGTATGCCATGTGCGGGCGGGAGTATCAGATGGAAGAAAAGGCGCTGATGGGTGTCAATGACGCGCTGATGCGGCGCGCGCGGGAATTGACGGTACGGAATGCGCCGAATTGCCGCGTCAGCGTCGGCGGCGGAAATATCGAAGGCGCCGCCCTCTGA
- a CDS encoding glycine radical domain-containing protein, with amino-acid sequence MPAVNTPEGTYVEPVYKPAGMRNLANLVRTMLNDMGIYHVQFNTVNKKTLLEAQKNPEKYPTLIVRVAGYSAYWTDLGVKTQNDIINRTEHNF; translated from the coding sequence ATGCCCGCCGTCAATACGCCGGAGGGGACCTATGTCGAACCCGTTTATAAACCGGCTGGCATGAGAAACCTTGCGAACCTGGTCCGTACGATGCTCAACGACATGGGCATCTACCATGTGCAGTTCAATACGGTGAATAAGAAAACGCTGTTGGAGGCGCAGAAAAATCCGGAAAAATATCCGACGCTGATCGTGCGGGTGGCGGGATACAGCGCCTATTGGACCGACCTAGGAGTAAAGACGCAGAACGATATCATCAACCGTACCGAACATAATTTTTAA